Proteins co-encoded in one Megalops cyprinoides isolate fMegCyp1 chromosome 1, fMegCyp1.pri, whole genome shotgun sequence genomic window:
- the LOC118789241 gene encoding tumor necrosis factor receptor superfamily member 6-like, with the protein MQDDHLVSCLYAHPCHGVNVDISENTPLKGIDLSPHLYKIVDELGPHLTKQLAISSGMTEARIDFHMTNNQNNSTEQYYNVLKDWTEQQGLENAFPNLIRELRKLGKNKIADKLQKKILEKV; encoded by the exons atgcaggatgacCACCTTGTGTCGTGTCTCTATGCTCACCCTTGTCATGGT GTCAATGTGGACATCTCTGAAAACACCCCACTTAAAG gCATTGACCTCAGTCCCCACCTTTATAAAATTGTGGATGAACTTGGGCCACACCTCACGAAGCAGCTGGCCATCAGCAGTGGAATGACCGAGGCCAGAATCGACTTTCACATgacaaacaatcaaaacaacTCTACAGAGCAATACTACAACGTACTGAAGGACTGGACCGAGCAGCAAGGTCTTGAGAACGCCTTTCCAAATTTGATCAGAGAATTGCGTAAATTGGGCAAAAACAAGATCGCTGACAAATTGCAGaagaaaattctggaaaaagtttaa